The following is a genomic window from Elgaria multicarinata webbii isolate HBS135686 ecotype San Diego chromosome 9, rElgMul1.1.pri, whole genome shotgun sequence.
agccaaagagtgcttatcaatggaaccttctcaaactggggagaggtaatgagtgggggtaccgtagggctcagtcctgggcccagggctcttcaacatttttattaatgactagctgtaccctgctgtggctcagtctggttaaattgaaaagaaagaaaagacaaagcagatgtttctaatatgtttaatttcacaatgcttgtggatatacaatattttagttgttccattgtctgtgtaggtgtgacatctatattcactcagccaattgtgagagaacatgcaaataggagaggaggcagaggcagtggattggcctactggttggagatgtcacaatgacctataagagcaaataggagagaacatgcaaataggagagaaggcagaggcagtggattggcctactgtttggttttaaagaaaggatgtttttacggtgaggaggttagtgggaactcctggcagttacctttcttcagaacgtgtaactgtcacaggtgtaacatctatattcactcagccaattgtgagagaacatgcaaataggagagaaggcagaggcagtggattggcctactggttggcgatgtcacaatgacctataagagcaaataggagagaatatgcaaataggagaggaggcagaggcagtggattggcctactgcttggcgatgtcacaatgatcagcaggagtACTGGAAGTTAAATATTGTGTAACATTAAAGTGCATTAACCTATGAAACCTTTacgctttgtgctctgaaaccataCACTTgtaactgagagaaaccaataagctttgaacctgcaaaatcatcttgttaaataaacAACGTTTACTTTATcctggtgtggacattggagtacctggggaagggtacaggtgatcttatggtggcagcggaagggagaaggttgggtcaaaaggtgctgatctgtgctgctgtggggcctaagcaaaAGTAGGTGCGCCACagagacagagttggcatctctagccctgacgtgtgcacctgagctgggtcctttggagtcaataaagaagtaaattgatccagaagtaaacccagtggagggtggacgTCACAGGTAGTGGCAGCAGGTGGGATCCAGAAGGGTCCAGTGCCATTGCAGACGTCGcaaacacaaaattgggtgggatagctaatactctggaagacagaaacaaacttcaaagtgatcttgataggctggagtgttgggcggaaaacaacagaatgaaatttaatagggataaatgccaacttctacatctaggaaatcgaaaccaaatgcacagttacaagatgggggatacttggctcagcaatactacaaatgagaaaggtcttggaattgttgtagatcacaagctgaatatgagccaacagtgcgatatggctgcaagaaaggcaaatgctattttgggctgcattaatagaagtatagcttccaaatcacgtgaggtactggttcctctctattcggccctggttaagcctcttctagagtattgcgtccagttctgggctccacaattcaagaaggatgcagacaagctggagtgtattcagaggagggcaaccaggatgatcagggtgcCACCCAGTAGTCAAAAAATGGGGGTTACTTGGTCAAGAAGAATTCCTCTTTCAACCCCAACCCCATTGAAGTGCATTTTAAGAAAATTGGTCACTTCCAATCTAGACCAATTTCTTAAAATGCACTTCAGTGGGCTTGGGGTTGAAAGAGGAATTCTTCTTGACGAAGTAACTCCCATTTTTtggattgtgcaccttaacttgaaaattgaatgtaacttaacttgctaaccaGAACTAATGAGGGTTAGAAagagggttagaaagagactaacaccctcttgtagtctgggcctatatatactgtgagattcgttTGTTCTGggtacctccatcttgtggaaccggagagcacccccatactgcagtatcggaagtaaatagATTAAGTGTATTCTTCATcctcatgtgtttgattggctattaacgcactggggaagcgggcctttaaatccctggttatgGGACAacaaggggtctggaaacaaagccctatgaagagagactgaaagaactgggcatgtttagcctgaagaagagaagattgaggggagacatgtagcactcttcaactacttggggggggggctacagaggagggccaggatctcttcttgatcatccgagagtgcaggacacagaataacgggctcaagttacaggaagccagattccagctggacatcaggaaaactttatgactgttacagcagtacaacaatggaaccagttacctagggaagttgtgggctctcccacactagaggcattgaagaagcaggtggacaaccatctgtcaagtatgctgtagggtggattcctgcattgagcagggggttggactcgatggccttgtaggccccttccaactctactattctatggttctatgactttTCCTTGATTATAAAATCTTTCTGCATTGGGGAATAATGTTGCTCACCTTCTTCGCTGCCCTGAAAATAATGGGGGAATTTGGAATACTCAGTattaacacacacaaaccctaCTTCAGGCACTGCTCCCCTATTCCTTGTTCCCTTCTTCCTTAAGAACAAAAGCCAATGGGCCTCCAGCAAAGGGCTCTCATCTTCACAAGAGGCTGCATGGATCCCTCTGTCACGTGAcgctccttcctccaaggaaaagTTATTCTCAGAGGTTTATTTTGTACTCGATGGAACCAGATCTTTGGGAATGCAAAACCCCTCATGTAGGGCTCTCAGAATTGTCCAAAACGTCTTATTTGAAAATATTGAGTTACAGTATCTGTTAAAAAGGTAGGAGGGACGCTAAATTCCAATTATATATTTCAGCTGCTTCTGACTACCAAGTTAAATAATCTTTCAAAAACTGCTACCATTTCAGTATGTTTGCTCTGTTATTCTGAGATAGGGAGAGAAATGTTCAGACCTGCCCGGAAAAAATATTTCCCACATTTTCAGATTCTTATATTGCAAAATGATTACCCTGAACTGTGAAATATTGTGCACATATACAAGCTCAAATCAAACTCAGCCTGACATACTCCCCTCAAATCTATTTGACTCCACTTTTTTTTCAAGTACTAAAGATTTACAAGTAAAAATCATATGCCACCTGACAGCAAAAAAACCCTTATTCTAATTTTGCAACTTTAATTCTATGTTGCCTTTCTACATGAGTGCACAACTCCTACTTGATCAAACTACAAAATCCAATCATCACAAAGAAGGGTCGATGTTTCCATTTCTTTTGCCTTAACACGATGTCCTAACCATAAAAACTGCACCAAACCAGGAAATTGGATGCTTAATCATTCTAAAATCTAGAACCCTGTGCTCCTTGTTAAGGAGTATCTTCTCTCACCCTCATTCTCTCTGCCACATGCATCATTAAACCtcactctgtggccttagctagacgtaaggtttatcctgggatcttcccggggtcatccctgttcatgtaaatgacacacaggggatcccgggaggaggcagggacaatcccaggataaaccttacgtctagctaaggcctgtaagaTATTAGTCCTGGAACATTCCCTCAACAATCTTTGCCTGACGTGAATattctcaggaaaaaaaattcaACTTCTCTTGAGTGTATGAATGTCTCTATCCCCTTTACTGCAGGGAGAACAtaatagccccattcagaagacaccttaaaccatggctttaaatatggtgaataaggctttttgccttattcaccgtggttaaagccatggggctcatctacacgaagcaagaTGTTCCACTAAGAAAgcggtacgaaagcggtatataaaaggcaggatctacactactgctttatagtggtactgaagtgcactgaaactgttggggcccattgacacatcttcaccaagcaggatataacactctgaaaatggtatggaagcagtatatggtatatgtcatgggccccaacagtcgtcagcgCACTTCAGTATCTCCATACAGCACCACTTTCAAAGTGGGATAtcttgcttggcgtagatgagcccatggtttaaggtgtcttctgaacagggccaatgagtgAACTGAACTTACAATGTTTACTTGAAAAAACTAATTATTTCTTGAAACAGACTGGGTAATCATGAGATACTACTTTCAAATTAACATTGTTCAAGCTTGCAAATAGCTACTTGCTGGTTGCCTGTAGTGTATAAGAATTGCCTCCATGTGAACAGGCTGAAAAACTGCAGAATTCTGTTCTTTAGCGTACATATGGCTGGGTAGGTGGTCTATTAAGAACAGTGAGGGCTGATGGCCTATGTGAAGCCTTACAGCAGAACTGCATTTATAGACACCTGTGTGTTAAAAAATATGCCCGGGGCTTCTTAACCCTTTCTCCTCACACATGTCCCCTGAGAATAATCCCATCCCCAcaattttttgtggggtgggttacGGATGTCCTTTTTTTCAACAGAGAAAAAAGAACCTTTTCACCTTCAAACTTTATCCTCAGTCCCTGCATTTCTAATACAAAAACTTTAGTAAAAAGAATCATGAAGCTATGTGGAAAGTGTATTTTTGACTTTATTTTCAAGGCTTGAGCCCGTTAATTTGTTATTTTCACCCAGAAGTGAGGGCTAAAGAGCACATCAGAGCTCAAACTGAGGGTCAATGTACACAGTCAGCAGAATCTCCCAGACTGTAGTGTGTGAGTGGGAGAAGAGAGGGGGCGTTTTAAATTCTCCCCCACAAGAACAGAGAAGGTGCCCATCAGAGAGAAGAGTTCCACCTAGCGTTCTTCCTGCCAAGCTATTTTTCTATGTCCAGGTAAtttgcattcacacatgcagcttGAACTGCACAGTCCAAGGAAAGCTTTAACACTTGATTATGCTGATTGTGTACATGGGCTCCACTTGAGCCCATGTACAAATTCTTGTACTTCTCAGAGCTAGGTTTAATTGACAGAAAGTTTTATAGCTACCTGATTTAACATATTTTCTTATATAAATCACTAATGTGAGTTAAGAATATTGTTGAAATTAGGCATAAACTGACCTTGGGTGCTGATCTTCTTCTATGAGTTGGGTTACACCACTCTACGTGACAAAGGACTGGAACCTCCATTCATGATGCAACAGAAGTTCACCAAAAAGAAGCCAGGAAACGCACACACGGAGACAAAGTCATAGAGCTCGCCCTTTGTAGCAGTAAAATGGTGAGTATGATCTCTGATTTGTAGCTGAGTTGATTTCATTGCAGGCTTCATTATTCTAGCTGAACAATGGGAGTGCTAAGCTTGATGAAGATAGTTCTGTGACTTATCATTCAGAAATATCAACACAGCAGAAGTCCatcatattgtttttaaataaaactctAAAACAAGTCCACCTGAGAATCTCCCCTGCCTCGTAATGCAAAACGTAAAAGCCACAAGAGCGTTATTTAAATAGATACAAATGGGATCTATGAATGATACTACCTGGAATCTAGATGTGAATCCAAAAAGTTCCCCAGATTTTGAACTTATTTGTTCTCATTCTTTGCTTACTCCCAATGCCTTTGATCTGTTGTGCACTTGGATCAAACCTAATCAATAGTAAACAATGctctacctttaaaaaaaacacaacacctttAAAATGCCAGATATAAAagactaacaacaacaaccctaaagaTTTTTGTTTCCTGGGATAGAAATAACATCACTGGATTACCAGAAAAATGACACagtattaaatatatttattaagaaAAAGATCTGTATTTTTAATAATTTAAGGCTCACCAAGAGAACAAAAACCCAACTCTGACAACAAAATGTTTTTCTTCTAGAAGGCTGAAAATACCATATTCACTTCACATACAAAACAgccagttttgtattttaaaatgggaaacgTATTTCTTAGCTAAGAATTCCTAAAGATTTCATGAAGTTATACATCACAGAAAAAGTGCTCTTTTTCAACTATAAATATAATCATACATATCGAAAATAGAAATATTTCAGCTTGAAACTACAGTACCAACAAAGAATTCATTTACTTCCCATGGGAAAAAAGGGTTTGGACAAATGAACTGTGCTACAAATGAGCTGTTAAGAAACTACTGggtttttatttgtgtattttttactAAAATAAATTATCTGCAAGCAACATCAGTTTGCATTTGTAACAGCTTAGAAATCCTCCTAGATAATGGGAGCTTAATCTTAGTGGGTTTTATAAATAGGTGACACTCTCAGTGTCATGGAAAAGAATGAATAttaacccccctcccaaaccaaCTTGTATTTCCTGGaggtttatattttaaaataaatattaaatggcAGTACAATTTATCCTTCCCCAATAATTCCATCAAGCAAACTCTATTTCCTTTCTATTTCACTTGTCTTACAAGTCTGTTTCCCTGTTGGTATCCAAGCAGAGTGCATAGAGAGATTTTCTAAGATCTACACTGCTTTTAGCTTTGATTTTGGCTTTCTCTACAGATCCAGTGCCATTGTTGATCCCCTCAGCATTCTCCAAGTGCACAACAGATTTGTCCAATGAGTTTTTACTAGCCCGTCTCTTCAAGTCCCCAGCTGAGCTGCCTTGCACACTACTTGACTCATCCTTGAGGATGGCCTGCTCCTCATGGTCAGTTTCTCGGTGATAGAAATAGTTGAAGTTAGACACAATAACAGGGACAGGGAGGGCAATGGTGAGCACGCCAGCAATGGCGCACAAGGAGCCCACGATCTTGCCCCCTACAGTGACAGGCCTCATATCTCCATAACCCACTGTGGTCATAGTGACCACTGCCCACCAGAAGGCATCggggatgctggagaaatgtgATTCAGGGTCATCGGCCTCCGCAAAATACACCGCACTGGAGAAGAGGATTACCCCAATGAAAAGGAAGAAGATGAGAAGCCCCAGTTCCCTCATGCTGGCTTTCAAAGTCTGCCCCAGGATCTGCAGCCCCTTGGAGTGTCTGGAGAGCTTGAAGATCCTGAAGACCCTGACCAGGCGGATGACTCTCAGGATAGCCAAGGACATGGCTTGCTGCTGGCCGCCATTGCTGGTGCTGCCTGGTTGCTCCTTCTTCTGCTGCTCTTGAGCCAGCTCTGTGCCCAGAGTGATGAAGTAAGGGATAATGGCTACGATGTCGATGATGTTCATGATGTTCCTGGAGAACTCAGGCTTGCTGGGGCAGGCAAAGAAGCGCACCAGCAGCTCGAAGGTGAACCAGATGACGCAAGTGGTCTCAATGATGAAGAAGGGGTCAGTCAGGGTGCTGGGAGGCTGCTGCTGGGGGACGTCTCCAGATGTGCCGTTCAGTGCAAGGAGAAGGGGCACATGGAGCTCCCGCTCATCTCGGAACTCGGGCAGTGTTTCCAGGCAGAAGGTGATGATAGAGATGAGGATGACCAGCACGGAGACGATGGCAATGCCTCGGGCCGAGCTGGAGCTTTCGGGGTACTCAAAGATGAGCCACACCTGGCGCTGGAACTCGTTGCTGGGGAggggcttctcctcctccttgatgAAGCCCTCGTCTTCCCGGAACCGCTCCATGGCCTCCTCGCCGAGCTGGTAGAAGCGGATTTCGTCGGCGAAGACGTCGATGGAGACATTGACGGGCCGCCGGAGCTTGCCCCCCGACTGGTAGAAGTACAGGATGCCGTCGAAGCTCGGCCGGTTGCGGTCGAAGAAGTACTCGTTTCGCAGGGGGTCGAAGTAACGCATGCGCTTCTCGGGGTCGCCCAGCAGCGTGTCCGGGAACTGGTTGAGGGTGCCCAGCTGCGTCTCGAAGCGCAGGCCGGAGATGTTGATGAGCACCCGCTGCTGGCCGCGCAGGGCGCTctcgcccgccgccgccgccgccgcctcgtcgTCGTCCTCCACAGCAGccgccgcggcggcggcggcagaagcGTGGCTGCAGGAGGGCGCCCGGGCCATGGCCATGCCCAAGCGGTGCCCGCCTTCCTCGGCCGCCAGCGCGGTCTCCTCCGGCGGGAGCAGgccccgcggcggcggcggcaacggcGGCGGCGACAACGGCGGCGGCTCCCTGCGCAGGATGCTGTTCGGCGAACGCCaggctcccgccgccgccgccgccgccgccgctgcgtcGTCCTCGCGCTCTTCGGGCGGGGGGCAGCCCTCCTCGCTCCCGCACTCGCTCAGCCAGGGCAGCGGGGTGGGCAGCGGGAGCAGGTCTCCCCTACGCCGCGGCGCCCTACCGCCTGCACCGGCCGCGCCatcgtcgccgccgccgcctctgacTGCGGTGGCGCCTCCGTTCTCCAGCGTTACCAGCGCGATCTCCAtggggagcggcggcggcggcggcggcggcggcagcagcagcaggacgaAGAGGCGGCGCAGGCGGCCGGCATGCTGCGCTCTCCTCCCGCGCGGCGGCTGCGCGCCCAAGCCAGCCCCCTCCAGGCTGCCCGGCGCGCCTCCTTCCCCGCCGTCTTGCTCTGGCGCGCGCGAAGCTCAGACACCGGCCGGGCAGCCCGGCTCGGAGGTTGCCCGCCTGGCCCTGACGTCAAGCGAGGTTCTCGCTTTTCTTcgtcgggggtggggggctgggctgggctccccTGGCTGCTCTGGGCTCCCCGGCGTAGCCGCTGCCTTGGCAAATCCGTGCGCCGCAACCCCCGCCTCGGCCCCTGCAGCCTCCCGAAGTAAAGAGCCCGCCCACCGCGCGCCTGCCGGAGAAGAAGGAAGAGATGCCGTCGCTTCTCGGCGTGGCGGGCGGGGAGGTCCTGGCTATTTTCCTGTTCATGGAGTGGGACTGGATCCCTGCCAGCTACAGAGCAAGCGACCGATCAGGCCCGCTGCCCTCCGACTCTAGGTTTCCTCTCAATTGCTCTGGAGCGAATCCCGGGGTTCCCGGAATAACTGCACACCTGTTTAGGGATGGAACCCGAATCGGAGGAGATGGATCAGGGGATTCTAGGCAAGCTAAGGCCTGGGCAAAGGAAGCTGCTGGGAAAGTATGCGTGCGGGTCTGGGGTGCGTTTTTGCTTTCCTCAGGCAAACCCcgggggaggggcgggggggaggctgCGGCTCCCCGGAGATAATACGAGAGATTATCCGTCTTCTCTTGTGATATTGCTCTCATCCGCCAGCACACAAGGGAGGAGTGAGGGAACGGTGTTCAATTATATATGAAGAAACCAACCCTGATGGGTTACGAGTAGGTTTGCACCAGAGCAGATATGGCCGACGGAGGCGGGGAGGGAAAATCCAGACATCTCTGGAAATAATATTAGAATGTGTAAATGCACATTCATGTAGCGCGTTTTGAATGTTCAAAGTATTTCACATGTATTCTCAGCAGAAATGCTTACAATAATATTCCTGAAACGTAGGAGGCCGGTATTTCTGTATCCCTGAGGTGGTTGTTGAGAAAGAGAAGTTTGCCACCTAGTGACTTTACAGATGAGGAGAAATTTGGACCACAGACCTCTCAGCACAGAGCTCACGTTCTTACAgcccaatcctgtacatgtctgttcatatatttttttctataaaATTCAGAAAAAGCCTGTACAATTGTAGTAGCCCCAGCAAGTGCAATTTGCAAGCACATCCCTTCAGCTACACTATCCTGTAGATTTTTAAGACAGCTGGACTATAAAACCAAAGCATGCATTATTCCTTGTTCTTTAGGAAAAACAAGTAATCTTCTGATATTGTGTGCGTGGACATTCCCTAacctatttaaaacacacacacacacacacacacacatgagccaAAAGATTACAGTGTGTTCTGGCCCCATTCATGGATTATTTGTTAAAGGGatttgagagtgagagagagaggctggcagaTATTCGCTGTAAATGTAAATCCTCATTTATAGAGAAGGACCAAAAGTATTTAGCAATGCTATGCGAATGGCATTGTTTCCTTTTCAGGCCAAGGAGAAGGACTGCTTTTGATTTTGCCTGACTAAAGTGGTGTTGAACTACCCTGGCGAACTTTCAGGGGAACTATTCTTTTAAATGGAAAGCTTCCTGTTTGCATATTCAGCATataatggaaattttaaaaaatggctgaaaaagaaatttTAGATTCCTCCCCCCATGCTGATTAAATAAGGAGCAATGAATCACTCATCTCCCCCAGCTGCCACACCAAGAACAAAAGCGATAAAATGGAGTGAATCTTCAAGCTTGAAGCTTTTAGTTAAACATTAGAATTTACCTTTCCTGGAAAATACTGTACTATATTACAATGTTTTATTAATTCCATAGTAGTAATACAAGAATAATATTTTCCCTCCTGGTTTTGCTGCTTTCAAAAGGTtgtggtttgtgtgttttaaagttattttagGACTATCAGAGCAATTCCTTAGTGAGGACAGCAGAGAGCGCAGGCAGATCTGCTCATCCGCAACTGTGTTGGCTCTCCCCAACCAGGGCAGTTGCCGTGTATTTACCATTTTCTCCCTGTTGACAGCAGTGGTGGATGGATTAGCAATagcagctccagggctggtgtagCTGATGGGTCCATCTGgggcccatctggggtgggggaagtggccTCTGATCCAGGTGAGCCATAGCCGGTTCCTCTCCACCCCCAGAAGGCCCCATTTAAGGGCTTTCCATCTGCTGCCATTGGCAGCAGCTTCCCACCCACTTGGGTGCAGAGCTGGGGCCATCCCACCGCCAGTGCTCCTCTCTGCCATTGGAGAGGCACCAACCAGCCAACCTGATCCcttccaggccatagctagacctaaggttaagcccaggatcatcctggcttCGTCCCTGCTTGAGTGCTAGATGCCCTATGTGGTACttcgatgaacaggtttgaccccaggacaatcctgggataaatcttaggtctagctacagccccagtCATCAGTACTGGTGGGGTCAGGTTAGAAATGGGCTCTATAGCACGAGTGGGAGAAGAGGGATAGAAgtcttttaaatgaataaaaagaaacaataaataaaGACAGACTGAACCGGTTTCTTTTGATTCAGAACAGTGGCTGGAAGAAGCATGTCTCTCTTTTCGCCACGGTACCAATCCAGACCCTATAATACCATTACAGAACAGAGTCAAACACTTTGCAGCAACATTGTGGGTGGCATAATAGACTGCTGTTGCTTGGTCTTTGCATGAAAAGGTGATAGGAAGAGCATCCAGGTAGGGTTTAATCATTACAATAAATTGATGATAATGGAAAACATACTAGTCACAGACAAGGTTTCCGAAAAGTCTTTGGTTGCCAGTGACAGATACTTTGACCACCTCTTCTGCCCAACTTCCCTGTTCCCAGACTTCATAGTTTGTCTGGTCATCTCTATTGTGGTTGGTGCCTAGTATGCCAGGATTTGTGTCCTGCCACTTCTGGTGTGTACGGGTAGCCAGGCACTGCAAGGGGCTGGGAAGGTGTGAGTTCCTCACCCCCTGCTTGTGCCCAACTTCTCTGCCCCCAGATGTTTAGCCTGCCCCCAGATGTTTAGTCTGCCAGCTTTTGTAGCCATTGTACACTCCAGATGACGTGTaaaatgtagaaatgctctaaatggggagattatttatttatttatttcccatcttttccccaaaactgggactcaaggcagctttacaggttaaaacatgtacagttaaaacaatataaatataccaaaattaaaacattaattaaacaagcaacaatattaaaacattttaaaacatttaaaatttgaataattttaaaaaatctaatatatAAACAGTGCATTAACAGAAGTCCAGACTGctccccaaaggccagctggaaccaAAACGTTTTAGCCTAACTCCGGAAACACACctgtctagcttccctgggaagggaattctCTCTCCCACGTTCCACCAGCTTGCCTGTAGTGGTGatgggaccaagagaagggcctcctctgaagctctcagaggcttgtaagggagaatctgggctttcagataacctggacctgagccatatagtgctttataggttataaccaacactttgaattgtgcctggaaacagactggaagcctgtCTGTTGTATGTAAGGGTGTACTTTGCTTCATTACGGATCCATGGATccgaagcggagtgggccgatccagaCCTTCAAAGCCCAGTTCCGGAGCATATCAGAAAGtgattcggaccgttccgaagctttggagccaggtaagtggggaagggagcttacctggctcccccatctgtcgctgtccatgcggcgacggcggcagagccaggtaaggggggagggggcttacctggctccgtcgtccaCCGCGGTCCGTGCAGTGGCTCCAACTGCCACCCAGGCCTAAGGCCTATTTCCGACCTTAGGCCTAggcggcagttgaagccgccgcatgGACCGTGCCGACggtggatggcggagccaggtaagggtgggaggggggcttattcggcccccattttgtccccccttccccacttacctgcctctgccactcgccatggaggcaagtacgtgggaaaggggggggcaaaatggcatctgaatatcgatccggacctccggatctcgctccggttccgaagcagatcaggggaggtctggatcgatccaaaccagtttgggcctgatccagaaggtccggatcgggatctgAAGCAGTTTGAGgaggggtgcacagccctagttgtatgctccctgtaaccagccctggtcaacactctggctgctgcTCTTTGGACTAGCTGAGGGCAGGCCCATGTAGGATGTGTTACAGTCATCCagttgggatgtaactaaggtgaGTGACATcgtggccaggtcagacatct
Proteins encoded in this region:
- the LOC134404318 gene encoding potassium voltage-gated channel subfamily A member 5-like; its protein translation is MEIALVTLENGGATAVRGGGGDDGAAGAGGRAPRRRGDLLPLPTPLPWLSECGSEEGCPPPEEREDDAAAAAAAAAGAWRSPNSILRREPPPLSPPPLPPPPRGLLPPEETALAAEEGGHRLGMAMARAPSCSHASAAAAAAAAVEDDDEAAAAAAGESALRGQQRVLINISGLRFETQLGTLNQFPDTLLGDPEKRMRYFDPLRNEYFFDRNRPSFDGILYFYQSGGKLRRPVNVSIDVFADEIRFYQLGEEAMERFREDEGFIKEEEKPLPSNEFQRQVWLIFEYPESSSSARGIAIVSVLVILISIITFCLETLPEFRDERELHVPLLLALNGTSGDVPQQQPPSTLTDPFFIIETTCVIWFTFELLVRFFACPSKPEFSRNIMNIIDIVAIIPYFITLGTELAQEQQKKEQPGSTSNGGQQQAMSLAILRVIRLVRVFRIFKLSRHSKGLQILGQTLKASMRELGLLIFFLFIGVILFSSAVYFAEADDPESHFSSIPDAFWWAVVTMTTVGYGDMRPVTVGGKIVGSLCAIAGVLTIALPVPVIVSNFNYFYHRETDHEEQAILKDESSSVQGSSAGDLKRRASKNSLDKSVVHLENAEGINNGTGSVEKAKIKAKSSVDLRKSLYALCLDTNRETDL